In Arsenicicoccus dermatophilus, a genomic segment contains:
- a CDS encoding ABC transporter ATP-binding protein: MATVAFDGASRIYDVGVRPAVDALTFDIADGEFLVLVGPSGCGKSTSLRMLAGLEPVDEGRVLIDGADMTGVRARDRDVAMVFQSYALYPNMTVADNMGFALRNAGVSKAVTAERVAEAARILQLEELLDRKPAKLSGGQRQRVAMGRAIVRRPKVFCMDEPLSNLDAKLRVSTRSQIASLQRRLGVTTVYVTHDQVEAMTMGDRVAVLKDGILQQVASPEDLYERPVNTFVASFIGSPAITLLDAPVREGVADLHGVPVPLPRQTAAGITGGRVTVGMRPEGWRLAGEDRTHALPVAVELVEALGSESFVYGRPQTGPGADEEAPRVAIRLERGVRAQPGEVLHVTAQPGEAYFFDAETGLALGER, translated from the coding sequence GTGGCCACCGTGGCTTTCGACGGCGCGAGCCGGATCTACGACGTCGGCGTCCGACCGGCCGTCGACGCACTGACCTTCGACATCGCCGACGGCGAGTTCCTCGTCCTCGTCGGTCCCTCCGGCTGCGGCAAGTCCACCTCGCTGCGCATGCTGGCCGGTCTGGAGCCGGTGGACGAGGGACGGGTCCTGATCGACGGCGCCGACATGACCGGGGTCCGCGCCCGCGACCGCGACGTCGCGATGGTGTTCCAGAGCTACGCCCTGTATCCCAACATGACGGTGGCCGACAACATGGGCTTCGCCCTGCGCAACGCCGGCGTCTCCAAGGCCGTGACCGCCGAGCGCGTCGCGGAGGCCGCCCGGATCCTGCAGCTCGAGGAGCTGCTCGACCGCAAGCCCGCCAAGCTGTCCGGCGGTCAGCGCCAGCGCGTCGCCATGGGCCGTGCGATCGTCCGCCGCCCCAAGGTCTTCTGCATGGACGAGCCGCTGTCCAACCTCGACGCCAAGCTGCGCGTGTCCACCCGCTCCCAGATCGCCTCGCTGCAGCGCCGGCTCGGGGTCACCACGGTCTACGTCACCCACGACCAGGTCGAGGCCATGACCATGGGCGACCGGGTCGCCGTCCTCAAGGACGGCATCCTGCAGCAGGTGGCGTCCCCCGAGGACCTGTACGAACGGCCCGTCAACACCTTCGTCGCGAGCTTCATCGGGTCGCCCGCGATCACCCTCCTCGACGCCCCGGTCCGCGAGGGAGTGGCCGACCTGCACGGCGTCCCCGTGCCCCTGCCGCGCCAGACCGCCGCCGGGATCACCGGCGGCCGGGTCACCGTCGGGATGCGTCCCGAGGGCTGGCGTCTCGCCGGCGAGGACCGCACCCACGCCCTCCCCGTCGCGGTCGAGCTCGTCGAGGCCCTGGGCAGCGAGTCCTTCGTCTACGGCCGCCCCCAGACCGGGCCCGGTGCGGACGAGGAGGCACCGCGGGTCGCCATACGGCTGGAGCGCGGGGTCCGGGCGCAGCCCGGTGAGGTCCTCCACGTCACGGCCCAGCCGGGGGAGGCGTACTTCTTCGACGCCGAGACCGGCCTGGCCCTCGGGGAGCGTTGA
- a CDS encoding ABC transporter substrate-binding protein yields MTTFPRRGFLGLTTAVTAAVALAGCAGTGSSSAGSAGGTTTIDFWSNHPGKSKDTEKKLIEQFEKANPGIKVKLTDAGKSYEEVAQKFNAALAGGNLPDAVVVSDVTWFTFALSKQLAPIDDLVKEAGLTTTDYVESLYTDYTLMGKHYALPYSRSTPLFYYNKDLWAKAGLPDRGPKTWDEFAAWAAKLQPVIGSDKVAIDLADGSNYLDWYFQSMAWGYGGGYSKEWTPTFTDPGTIKAGEYLKMLFAKKYARASADPATSFASGMSAALVESTGSLKGITKDAKFTLGTAFLPAPDGIKACPTGGAGIGIPAGISAERKKAAAKFVEFMTNAQSTVTFTQATGYMPVRTSAMDVPEEKAYLQGNPNAKTAVEQLPHTRSQDNARVGVPGGGKRIGTALDQIAQGGDVKSIFEGLQKETQSVIDAQVKSKL; encoded by the coding sequence ATGACGACCTTCCCCCGCCGGGGCTTCCTCGGCCTGACCACCGCCGTGACGGCGGCCGTCGCCCTCGCCGGCTGCGCGGGCACCGGCAGCTCCTCCGCGGGCAGCGCCGGTGGCACCACCACCATCGATTTCTGGAGCAACCACCCCGGCAAGTCCAAGGACACCGAGAAGAAGCTCATCGAGCAGTTCGAGAAGGCCAACCCGGGGATCAAGGTCAAGCTGACCGACGCCGGCAAGAGCTACGAAGAGGTGGCGCAGAAGTTCAACGCCGCCCTCGCCGGCGGCAACCTGCCGGACGCGGTCGTCGTCTCCGACGTCACGTGGTTCACCTTCGCGCTCAGCAAGCAGCTGGCGCCGATCGACGACCTCGTCAAGGAGGCCGGCCTGACCACCACGGACTACGTCGAGTCGCTGTACACCGACTACACGCTCATGGGCAAGCACTACGCGCTGCCGTACTCCCGATCGACCCCGCTCTTCTACTACAACAAGGACCTGTGGGCGAAGGCCGGCCTGCCCGACCGCGGCCCCAAGACCTGGGACGAGTTCGCCGCCTGGGCCGCCAAGCTGCAGCCCGTGATCGGGTCCGACAAGGTCGCCATCGACCTGGCCGACGGCTCGAACTATCTCGACTGGTACTTCCAGTCCATGGCGTGGGGCTACGGCGGCGGCTACTCCAAGGAGTGGACCCCCACCTTTACCGACCCGGGCACCATCAAGGCCGGGGAGTACCTCAAGATGCTCTTCGCCAAGAAGTACGCCCGCGCCTCCGCCGACCCGGCCACGAGCTTCGCCTCCGGCATGTCCGCCGCGCTGGTCGAGTCCACCGGCTCGCTCAAGGGCATCACGAAGGACGCCAAGTTCACCCTCGGCACGGCCTTCCTCCCCGCCCCCGACGGCATCAAGGCCTGCCCGACCGGCGGCGCCGGCATCGGCATCCCGGCCGGCATCTCCGCCGAGCGCAAGAAGGCCGCGGCGAAGTTCGTGGAGTTCATGACCAACGCGCAGAGCACGGTCACCTTCACCCAGGCCACGGGCTACATGCCCGTCCGCACCTCCGCCATGGACGTCCCCGAGGAGAAGGCCTACCTCCAGGGCAACCCCAACGCCAAGACCGCGGTGGAGCAGCTGCCGCACACCCGCTCCCAGGACAACGCCCGCGTCGGCGTCCCCGGTGGCGGCAAGCGCATCGGCACCGCTCTGGACCAGATCGCCCAGGGCGGCGACGTGAAGTCGATCTTCGAGGGCCTCCAGAAGGAGACCCAGTCCGTGATCGACGCCCAGGTCAAGTCCAAGCTGTGA
- a CDS encoding carbohydrate ABC transporter permease, with amino-acid sequence MPATTSDHAVGTPDLATDRPARTPRRPRQAAGVNTSSTGMKALGYLGMLLVFLVIGVPLFWIVITSLKERGDIYTRPAIYWPSPVTGESYHAAVTEIPFADYLRNSLIITAAVSVAKIVLGVLSAYALSLLRFRGRNLVFLFVVAALMVPNQITVISNYALVSQLGWRNTYLGIIVPLAGVAFGTFLMRNHFLSLPTEIIEAARMDGAGPMKLLWRVVLPLSWPTLVAFSLITVVNEWNEYLWPFLMSDDEHTAPLPVGLTFLQNNEGLNNWGPVMAGTVLAVLPVLVLFLFLQRHMIKGLTSGAVKG; translated from the coding sequence ATGCCTGCCACCACCAGCGACCACGCCGTCGGCACGCCCGACCTGGCCACCGACCGGCCCGCCCGCACACCACGGCGGCCCCGCCAGGCGGCGGGGGTCAACACCTCGAGCACGGGCATGAAGGCCCTGGGCTACCTCGGCATGCTGCTGGTGTTCCTGGTCATCGGGGTCCCGCTGTTCTGGATCGTCATCACGTCCCTGAAGGAGCGCGGCGACATCTACACCCGGCCGGCGATCTACTGGCCGAGCCCCGTGACGGGGGAGAGCTATCACGCCGCCGTGACCGAGATCCCCTTCGCGGACTACCTGCGCAACTCGCTGATCATCACGGCCGCGGTGTCCGTCGCCAAGATCGTCCTGGGGGTCCTGAGCGCCTATGCCCTGTCGCTGCTGCGCTTCCGCGGCCGCAACCTGGTCTTCCTCTTCGTGGTCGCGGCCCTGATGGTGCCCAACCAGATCACCGTCATCTCCAACTACGCCCTGGTCAGCCAGCTCGGCTGGCGCAACACCTACCTGGGCATCATCGTCCCCCTGGCAGGGGTGGCTTTCGGGACCTTCCTCATGCGCAACCACTTCCTGTCGTTGCCGACCGAGATCATCGAGGCCGCCCGCATGGACGGCGCCGGCCCGATGAAGCTGTTGTGGCGCGTCGTGCTCCCGCTGTCCTGGCCCACCCTCGTGGCCTTCTCGCTGATCACCGTGGTCAACGAGTGGAACGAGTACCTCTGGCCCTTCCTCATGTCCGACGACGAGCACACGGCACCGCTGCCGGTGGGGCTCACCTTCCTGCAGAACAACGAGGGACTCAACAACTGGGGGCCGGTGATGGCGGGCACCGTCCTCGCGGTCCTGCCCGTGCTGGTGCTCTTCCTGTTCCTGCAGCGGCACATGATCAAGGGCCTCACCTCCGGGGCGGTCAAGGGCTGA
- a CDS encoding carbohydrate ABC transporter permease, with protein sequence MPASPTSRPAEQRRPASRRPAALDGREGLLAAALLLPNLLLLVIFTWRPLIDNIRLSFTDWNISSPIAHGVGLANYREWFGREDTRTIVGNTLIFTVSTVVGSLLIGLALALLLDQQLKGRNLVRSLVFAPYVISGAAIGVAFQFVFDPTFGLVRDLLARIGVSSPNFYQDAPWALFMVTVTYIWKNIGYTFVIYLAALQGRRSDLDEASEIDGASRWTHLTKVVLPQLRPTTFFLSITVLLNSVQVFDIINVMTRGGPVGTGTTTLVFQVYQETFVNQRAGYGATVATIMFLVLLLVTIVQVRVMDKEHV encoded by the coding sequence GTGCCCGCATCCCCCACCTCCCGCCCCGCCGAGCAGCGTCGCCCGGCCTCGCGACGCCCGGCAGCGCTCGACGGCCGCGAGGGTCTCCTCGCCGCCGCGCTGCTCCTGCCCAACCTGCTCCTGCTGGTGATCTTCACCTGGCGTCCCCTGATCGACAACATCAGGTTGTCGTTCACGGACTGGAACATCTCCTCGCCCATCGCCCATGGCGTGGGTCTGGCCAACTACCGCGAGTGGTTCGGTCGGGAGGACACCCGGACCATCGTGGGCAACACCCTGATCTTCACCGTCTCCACGGTCGTCGGCTCGCTGCTCATCGGCCTCGCGCTGGCCCTGCTCCTCGACCAGCAGCTCAAGGGACGCAACCTGGTGCGCTCGCTGGTCTTCGCGCCGTACGTGATCTCCGGGGCGGCGATCGGGGTGGCCTTCCAGTTCGTCTTCGACCCGACCTTCGGCCTGGTCCGCGACCTGCTGGCCCGGATCGGGGTGTCCTCGCCGAACTTCTACCAGGACGCCCCGTGGGCGTTGTTCATGGTCACGGTGACCTACATCTGGAAGAACATCGGCTACACCTTCGTGATCTACCTCGCTGCGCTCCAGGGCCGGCGCTCGGACCTGGACGAGGCCTCGGAGATCGACGGCGCCTCCCGCTGGACCCACCTGACCAAGGTGGTCCTGCCGCAGCTGCGCCCCACGACCTTCTTCCTGTCGATCACGGTGCTCCTCAACAGCGTCCAGGTCTTCGACATCATCAACGTGATGACCCGCGGGGGTCCGGTGGGCACCGGCACCACCACCCTGGTCTTCCAGGTCTACCAGGAGACCTTCGTCAACCAGCGCGCGGGCTACGGCGCCACCGTCGCCACGATCATGTTTCTCGTGCTGCTGCTCGTGACCATCGTGCAGGTCCGCGTCATGGACAAGGAGCACGTCTGA
- the rpsA gene encoding 30S ribosomal protein S1 codes for MTASPVEKTAPQVAINDIGSEEDFLAAIDETIKYFNDGDIVEGVIVKVDRDEVLLDIGYKTEGVIPSRELSIKHDVDPSEVVTVGDEVEALVLQKEDKEGRLILSKKRAQYERAWGTVEKVKEEDGVVTGTVIEVVKGGLILDIGLRGFLPASLVEMRRVRDLQPYVGKEIEAKIIELDKNRNNVVLSRRAWLEQTQSEVRTTFLKELGKGQVRSGVVSSIVNFGAFVDLGGVDGLVHVSELSWKHIDHPSEVVEVGQEVTVEVLDVDMDRERVSLSLKATQEDPWQHFARTHAIGQVVPGKVTKLVPFGAFVRVEEGIEGLVHISELAERHVELPEQVVNVGDDIFVRVIDIDLERRRISLSLKQANDPSVVSDEFDPTQYGMAAEYDEAGNYKYPEGFDPETNEWLEGYDKQREAWEKQYAEAHALWEAHKTQVEEAQKADAEAAASGDVAPTTYSSGGASESVSSSTGEGTLASDEALAALREKLTGAN; via the coding sequence ATGACTGCCAGCCCGGTCGAAAAGACCGCTCCCCAGGTCGCGATCAACGACATCGGATCTGAGGAGGACTTCCTCGCCGCGATCGACGAGACCATCAAGTACTTCAACGACGGAGACATCGTCGAGGGTGTCATCGTCAAGGTCGACCGGGACGAGGTCCTGCTCGACATCGGTTACAAGACCGAGGGTGTCATCCCGAGCCGCGAGCTCTCGATCAAGCACGACGTCGACCCGTCCGAGGTCGTTACCGTGGGCGACGAGGTCGAGGCCCTTGTCCTTCAGAAGGAGGACAAGGAGGGGCGTCTGATCCTGTCCAAGAAGCGTGCGCAGTACGAGCGCGCCTGGGGGACGGTCGAGAAGGTCAAGGAGGAGGACGGCGTCGTCACCGGCACCGTCATCGAGGTCGTCAAGGGCGGCCTCATCCTCGACATCGGTCTGCGCGGATTCCTGCCCGCCTCCCTGGTCGAGATGCGTCGCGTCCGCGATCTCCAGCCGTACGTCGGCAAGGAGATCGAGGCCAAGATCATCGAGCTCGACAAGAACCGCAACAACGTGGTCCTGTCGCGCCGCGCCTGGCTGGAGCAGACTCAGTCCGAGGTCCGCACCACCTTCCTCAAGGAGCTCGGCAAGGGCCAGGTCCGGTCCGGTGTCGTGTCGTCGATCGTCAACTTCGGTGCTTTCGTCGACCTCGGTGGCGTCGACGGTCTGGTCCACGTCTCCGAGCTGTCCTGGAAGCACATCGACCACCCCTCCGAGGTCGTCGAGGTGGGCCAGGAGGTCACCGTCGAGGTGCTCGACGTGGACATGGACCGCGAGCGTGTCTCCCTGTCGCTGAAGGCGACGCAGGAGGACCCGTGGCAGCACTTCGCCCGCACCCACGCCATCGGCCAGGTCGTGCCGGGCAAGGTCACCAAGCTCGTTCCCTTCGGTGCGTTCGTCCGCGTCGAGGAGGGCATCGAGGGTCTGGTCCACATCTCCGAGCTGGCCGAGCGTCACGTGGAGCTCCCGGAGCAGGTCGTCAACGTGGGCGACGACATCTTCGTCCGCGTCATCGACATCGACCTGGAGCGTCGCCGCATCTCGCTGTCGCTCAAGCAGGCCAACGACCCCTCGGTCGTGTCCGACGAGTTCGACCCCACGCAGTACGGCATGGCGGCCGAGTACGACGAGGCCGGCAACTACAAGTACCCCGAGGGCTTCGACCCGGAGACCAACGAGTGGCTCGAGGGTTACGACAAGCAGCGCGAGGCCTGGGAGAAGCAGTACGCCGAGGCCCACGCCCTGTGGGAGGCCCACAAGACGCAGGTCGAGGAGGCCCAGAAGGCCGACGCCGAGGCGGCCGCCTCGGGCGACGTCGCCCCGACCACCTACTCCTCCGGGGGTGCCTCGGAGAGCGTCTCCTCGTCCACCGGTGAGGGCACCCTTGCCTCCGACGAGGCTCTGGCCGCGCTTCGCGAGAAGCTGACCGGCGCCAACTGA
- a CDS encoding class I SAM-dependent methyltransferase, protein MTAPERGSFAGVSRRGSDQDESARANRGWWDAEATDYYAEHGDFLGDADLVWGPERLREVDARLLGPAEALPGLRVLEIGGGAGQGGRWLQDQGAVVVSTDLSTGMLAQARRIDGRRTPATALPLAACDAALLPFADTCFDLVMTAYGAVPFVADSAAVVREAARVLRPGGRFVFSTTHPIRWAFPDVPGEAGLTAASSYFDRSPYVEEDEAGQALYVEHHRTLGDRVREIVAAGLTLVDLVEPEWPEGHDQTWGGWSPLRGRLLPGTAIFVCERPTR, encoded by the coding sequence ATGACGGCACCGGAGCGTGGCAGCTTCGCGGGGGTGTCCCGACGCGGCAGCGACCAGGACGAGTCGGCCCGGGCCAACCGGGGATGGTGGGACGCCGAGGCGACCGACTACTACGCCGAGCACGGCGACTTCCTCGGCGACGCCGACCTGGTCTGGGGGCCCGAGCGCCTGCGCGAGGTCGACGCCCGCCTGCTCGGGCCCGCGGAGGCGCTCCCCGGGCTGCGGGTGCTCGAGATCGGGGGCGGCGCCGGCCAGGGCGGCCGCTGGCTGCAGGACCAGGGCGCCGTCGTCGTCTCCACCGACCTGTCCACCGGGATGCTGGCGCAGGCCCGCAGGATCGACGGGCGCCGGACACCGGCGACGGCACTCCCCCTCGCCGCGTGCGACGCGGCACTGCTCCCCTTCGCGGACACCTGCTTCGACCTGGTCATGACGGCTTACGGCGCCGTGCCCTTCGTCGCGGACTCCGCGGCCGTGGTGCGGGAGGCGGCCCGGGTGCTGCGGCCGGGCGGGCGGTTCGTCTTCTCCACCACCCACCCGATCCGGTGGGCCTTCCCGGACGTGCCCGGCGAGGCCGGGCTCACCGCCGCCAGCTCCTACTTCGACCGCTCCCCCTACGTGGAGGAGGACGAGGCCGGGCAGGCGCTCTACGTCGAGCACCACCGCACCCTCGGCGACCGGGTGCGCGAGATCGTCGCCGCAGGCCTCACCCTGGTGGACCTCGTCGAGCCGGAGTGGCCCGAGGGGCACGACCAGACGTGGGGTGGGTGGAGCCCCCTGCGTGGTCGCCTGCTGCCCGGGACGGCGATCTTCGTCTGCGAGCGACCGACGCGCTGA
- a CDS encoding formate--tetrahydrofolate ligase — translation MDTKPFPSDIEIARAADLAPIPDVAAMVGIDAKHLIPYGPHVAKVELDVIEEMKDRPDAKYVVVTAITPTPLGEGKTTTAVGLAQGLAKIGRKPVLALRQPSLGPVFGVKGGAAGGGYSQIVPMEMLNLHLTGDFHAVTAAHNLLAAMVANHLHFGNELGLDDIQWRRVMDMNDRSLRNIIEGCGAKTDGVTRQTGFDITAASEVMVILALATSLKDLRERLGRIVVGFTKDKQPVTAEQIGAAGAMCVLLKDALKPNLMQTLEHTPAFIHTGPFGNIATGNSSIIADRVGIKAGDILLTEAGFAADMGAERFFNVKCRAAGLTPQAAVLVVTVRALKSHSGRYEVKAGKPLPEGMLVESPDDVRAGCDNLRKHISIIRDFGVQPVVAINAFPTDHASEHDVIREVAEEMGARCAVSTHVKDGGEGAVELARTLIEACEDEVNFTPTYEFEDSLQDKIRKIATKVYGAADIKLEPAAAKALAMYTDQGYGHLPVLIAKTQMSLSHDAALKGAPTGWTLPVREVRLAAGAGYVYAICGSMMTMPGLSKSPAAMRIDIDENGDTVGLF, via the coding sequence GTGGACACCAAGCCGTTCCCCTCTGACATCGAGATCGCGCGCGCCGCCGATCTCGCCCCGATCCCCGACGTCGCCGCGATGGTCGGCATCGACGCCAAGCACCTGATTCCCTACGGCCCGCACGTGGCCAAGGTGGAGCTGGACGTCATCGAGGAGATGAAGGACCGCCCCGACGCAAAGTACGTCGTGGTCACCGCCATCACCCCCACCCCGCTCGGCGAGGGCAAGACCACGACCGCCGTCGGTCTGGCCCAGGGCCTGGCCAAGATCGGCCGCAAGCCCGTGCTCGCGCTGCGCCAGCCCTCCCTCGGCCCGGTCTTCGGCGTCAAGGGTGGCGCCGCCGGTGGCGGCTACAGCCAGATCGTCCCGATGGAGATGCTCAACCTGCATCTCACCGGTGACTTCCACGCGGTCACCGCCGCGCACAACCTGCTCGCCGCCATGGTGGCCAACCACCTGCACTTCGGCAACGAGCTGGGTCTGGACGACATCCAGTGGCGTCGTGTGATGGACATGAACGACCGCTCGCTGCGCAACATCATCGAGGGCTGCGGCGCCAAGACCGACGGCGTCACGCGGCAGACCGGCTTCGACATCACCGCCGCGTCCGAGGTCATGGTCATCCTGGCCCTCGCCACCTCGCTCAAGGACCTGCGCGAGCGGCTCGGCCGCATCGTGGTCGGCTTCACCAAGGACAAGCAGCCCGTCACCGCCGAGCAGATCGGCGCCGCGGGCGCGATGTGCGTGCTCCTCAAGGACGCGCTCAAGCCCAACCTCATGCAGACCCTGGAGCACACGCCGGCGTTCATCCACACCGGCCCCTTCGGCAACATCGCCACGGGCAACTCCTCGATCATCGCGGACCGCGTGGGCATCAAGGCGGGCGACATCCTGCTGACCGAGGCGGGCTTCGCCGCCGACATGGGCGCCGAGCGCTTCTTCAACGTCAAGTGCCGCGCGGCGGGTCTGACCCCGCAGGCGGCCGTCCTGGTCGTCACCGTGCGGGCGCTGAAGTCCCACTCGGGTCGCTACGAGGTCAAGGCAGGCAAGCCGCTGCCCGAGGGCATGCTCGTGGAGTCCCCGGACGACGTACGCGCCGGGTGCGACAACCTGCGCAAGCACATCTCGATCATCCGGGACTTCGGCGTGCAGCCGGTCGTGGCGATCAACGCCTTCCCCACCGACCACGCCTCCGAGCACGACGTCATCCGTGAGGTCGCCGAGGAGATGGGCGCCCGGTGCGCCGTCTCGACGCACGTCAAGGACGGCGGCGAGGGCGCCGTCGAGCTCGCCAGGACGCTGATCGAGGCCTGCGAGGACGAGGTGAACTTCACCCCGACCTACGAGTTCGAGGACTCGCTGCAGGACAAGATCCGCAAGATCGCCACCAAGGTCTACGGCGCCGCCGACATCAAGCTCGAGCCTGCGGCCGCCAAGGCGCTGGCGATGTACACCGACCAGGGCTACGGCCACCTGCCGGTGCTCATCGCCAAGACCCAGATGTCGCTGTCCCACGACGCCGCTCTCAAGGGTGCGCCGACGGGTTGGACCCTCCCGGTGCGCGAGGTGCGCCTCGCGGCCGGCGCCGGCTACGTCTATGCCATCTGCGGCTCCATGATGACGATGCCCGGCCTGTCCAAGTCGCCCGCGGCCATGCGGATCGACATCGACGAGAACGGCGACACGGTCGGCCTGTTCTGA
- a CDS encoding calcium:proton antiporter translates to MRAWAHGRPPLLQTLLDHRHTPLGLLALAAVWGREPTPVLVAIVAVLLGAAVLAAVHHAEVVAHRVGEPFGSLVLAVAVTVIEVALIVTLMASGGKGTSTLARDTVFAAVMICTNGILGLSLLTASVRHGIANFHPEGTGAALATVLTLAVLSLVVPTFTSTPGPEFTGPQLAFAAITSLVLYLLFVATQTRGHRDFFLPVDDDGEAQEEEHAAPPSTRAAWTSLGLLLAALVAVVGLAKVESPALETGIRSAGLPASFSGVVIALLVLAPETLAAANAARRGRTQIALNLALGSAMASIGLTIPAIALVTIWTGGPLHLGLGALHLALLAVTAVVAVLTVVPGRATRLQGGVHLALLAAYVFLAANP, encoded by the coding sequence GTGCGAGCCTGGGCCCATGGCCGCCCCCCGCTCCTGCAGACTCTCCTGGACCACCGGCACACCCCGCTCGGCCTGCTCGCGCTGGCCGCCGTCTGGGGGCGGGAGCCGACCCCGGTCCTGGTGGCGATCGTGGCGGTCCTGCTCGGCGCCGCCGTGCTCGCGGCCGTGCACCATGCCGAGGTGGTGGCCCACCGGGTCGGGGAGCCCTTCGGCTCGCTCGTCCTCGCCGTCGCGGTGACCGTGATCGAGGTGGCCCTGATCGTCACCCTGATGGCGTCCGGAGGCAAGGGCACCAGCACCCTGGCCCGCGACACCGTCTTCGCCGCCGTGATGATCTGCACCAACGGCATCCTGGGGCTCTCCCTCCTCACCGCCTCGGTGCGGCACGGCATCGCGAACTTCCACCCGGAGGGCACCGGGGCGGCCCTGGCCACGGTCCTCACCCTCGCCGTGCTCTCGCTGGTGGTGCCTACCTTCACCAGCACCCCCGGCCCGGAGTTCACCGGACCACAGCTGGCCTTCGCCGCCATCACGTCGCTGGTGCTCTACCTGCTCTTCGTGGCCACCCAGACCCGGGGCCACCGCGACTTCTTCCTGCCGGTCGACGACGACGGCGAGGCGCAGGAGGAGGAGCATGCGGCACCGCCGTCGACGCGAGCGGCCTGGACCTCGCTGGGGCTGCTGCTCGCGGCCCTGGTCGCCGTCGTCGGCCTGGCCAAGGTCGAGTCCCCCGCGCTCGAGACCGGGATCCGCTCCGCCGGGCTCCCGGCGTCGTTCTCCGGCGTGGTGATCGCTCTGCTCGTCCTGGCCCCGGAGACCTTGGCGGCCGCCAACGCCGCGCGCCGTGGACGCACCCAGATCGCCCTCAATCTGGCCCTCGGGTCGGCCATGGCGAGCATCGGCCTGACGATCCCGGCCATCGCCCTGGTCACCATCTGGACCGGCGGGCCGCTGCACCTCGGCCTCGGGGCTCTGCACCTGGCGCTGCTGGCCGTCACGGCGGTCGTCGCCGTCCTCACCGTGGTGCCTGGGCGGGCCACCCGCCTGCAGGGCGGCGTGCACCTGGCGCTGCTCGCGGCCTACGTCTTCCTCGCTGCCAATCCCTGA
- a CDS encoding NUDIX hydrolase, giving the protein MTGRVDPLLTRRPEAMRGVEEPLLPGLADLAEPAPEPAPLPEEPPGPRPLLELSPPSARANRVCACVVRDGRLLVVERRGGGWTLPGGGVQRGESRMRAAARETYEEAGAVVEVGSRGVTVTGTTGTRSSCFPAILTRQLDSPEGRAVQWVDPAAEPWCDDPQVEQLRERGLLPTLLF; this is encoded by the coding sequence GTGACCGGTCGCGTCGATCCCCTTCTCACCCGTCGTCCCGAGGCCATGCGCGGGGTCGAGGAGCCGCTCCTGCCCGGCCTCGCCGACCTGGCCGAGCCCGCTCCCGAGCCCGCGCCCCTGCCCGAGGAACCGCCCGGTCCTCGCCCGCTCCTCGAGCTGTCACCGCCCTCGGCGCGGGCCAACCGGGTGTGCGCCTGCGTGGTCCGGGACGGACGTCTGCTGGTGGTGGAGCGCCGAGGCGGGGGATGGACCCTGCCCGGCGGCGGGGTGCAGCGCGGCGAGAGCCGGATGCGTGCCGCCGCCCGGGAGACCTACGAGGAGGCGGGCGCCGTCGTCGAGGTCGGTTCCCGCGGGGTGACCGTCACCGGCACCACCGGCACCCGCTCGTCGTGCTTCCCGGCGATCCTCACCCGGCAGCTCGACAGTCCTGAGGGCCGCGCCGTCCAGTGGGTCGACCCGGCCGCCGAGCCGTGGTGCGACGACCCGCAGGTGGAGCAGCTGCGGGAGCGGGGGCTGCTGCCGACCCTGCTCTTCTGA